A stretch of DNA from Scomber scombrus chromosome 9, fScoSco1.1, whole genome shotgun sequence:
TTGTTGTATTTCTGTTGGCTTAGCCAGCGTATGGCCATGTGTCTtgtgatgttgatgtttttctcaGCTCTATCTTATCTgattaggtttttttcttttctacctCTCTGGCCTGCAGGAGGAGTGCTACATTTTCATCCAGATAACGTTTGCAGCGAGGATCGGGACAAAGTAAGTATGAAACATGACCTCTGCCTGTTGCCTCGGTTTGCTGAATAGGAATTGTGTgtcattgttttctctctgttattcatcctttccttttttttttgtctgtcctccttttgtttttttccccctgaccaaccatcctcctcctcccctcctcttccttcaccTCTGTGTGCAGATGGAAGACAGCCCAAGCCCGAAAAGGCAGCGTCTTTCCCAGCAGTCCATGTTGGATCTTAACTCCGCCCCTCCTTCTACCCCTTCCTCTCCCATTCGACCCTGGGAGCTTCCTCCCAGTCGCAGACCACACCCCCACTACATGCCAGAAAGATGCCACACGCCTGTTCGCAACCGTcgcaggtgagtgtgtgtgtgtgtatgtgacaaaAAACCCACTTCAATATATCTATGTGTGATCTAAAAATATCTATGTGAATTTTTTCTTGTAATGTATGTGGCCTCAAAGTGCTAAATAGGTACTAGTGAAATGTTggttaaaactattttaataacaGATTTATTGCTTTTCAAGTACAGATAccaaatgttttctgtttccagACTCTCAAATATGAAGATGTGTTGCTTGTCTTTAGTTTATACAATTGTAAATGGTCATTTTTGaacaaaatatgacatttgaAGTGAAGGATTTAATTATGTATCActgaatcaagaaaataattgtgagattattaattaataatgaaaataattattagtggCAGCGCTTCATTGAATACATTTAGACTTTGATTGAAGGTCTTAAATCAAACAAACTGCTTGAATATATTGCAGTGCGCTCGTGATGTTTACAcagtaatgtttattaatgctaagttaaagtgtgtgttgatgttttgaATGAGTTTgtctttaattaaatttaagtTGCATGCCAAAAATCTAAATGCGTAACTTTTTGCAGTAGGTGAAAGCTCTGGTATTTGTGATGATGCAAATGACTATATAGCTCCTACTGCCTCTTTCTTagttttcccctcttttttccaCCTCAGCCCTCCAATGAGACGGCAGCGTGGCCGGAGAGACCGTCTGacccgccaccaccaccacgcACACAACAACCACCATCATTACAacggcaacaacaacaaccaccatCACCATCCAAACgcccaccatcaccaccatcaccacctgCACTCCCATCACGGCCCGTCGCCAGGCCACCAGGATGAGAACTATCGTCACCCGGCTCCCCCTCAGGGCTACCCACCCTACAGCCAGCAGCCTCCCagagggccagggccagggccTGAAGAGCGCCCCAGTTACCATCCCCCAAACCCTTCTCCAAGGCCCCTTCATCAGTCACCAAACCTGTCTCCCAGGCTGCTGCACCCCGCGGCACATCCACAGCACCCCCACCCTCACGCCCACCCATCCCAGCAGCAGAGCAGTGTGGTGCTGGACCTCCACGAGCAGGTGAGTATAAAAGACGTTGGTTTATGTGAAAAAACATTTACCTCTGACACGAGCAATTTTGAGATGGTAAGGagttatttaaaagaaagaaaaaaaatattacaattgtTGTTTTGTGCTTTGAAAACAGTGTGATTCTCAAAAGTCATCTTCCTGTGCAGCTCATATGTGTGGATATGACCACTGAAAAATGTAAGATCAGCTACTCATGGGCATATTAGCTTGTTTGTAGTTGGAGTTGTTGACCACAAAGAGTATGATTAATGTCTTTTCCCCCCCCAATGTTTCACTGGTGTCTGTTTTGATCTTGAAACAGTTTTACCAGCAACTacatttcctgtcatttatCAAGGTAAACTCATCACAGTGTAGGAGAAAGATTCATTTAAGTGATGTCGGCATGTCTATTAGCATGTCTgacttgtctgttttttttttcccagcgtGGGATGATTCAGTGAAAATACGTTTTTAAATAGGCCTGGGTGGTGGAGTTTATTGGCAAAATGAAAACTTCACCCTGGAGAGACTGGGGCTGGTATCATCAATCAATGCATAGAGCCAGATACAAGCAGGACTTCGTTTTAATTTTAAGCttcatattcattttataaCAAATTTTTTCTGACTATCACTAATTCTGGTGGTAATGTGAACATTTAATAGCACTAATTGGATTTGATTGGAAGAGTTCACATAAGTTGATAAACTTTAACGTTAGTCATAATTGCTGCAGGGGTAATTTTCACCTGGAGGCTGTTGCAGGTGAAAAAGTGAGTTTTGCAGGTGTTTGACCAcaatcagttttatttgaattcatttaCTGTTTGAATTGCTGGAACAATCAGAGCCATGGGCAGTGATTCTGTTGTCTGGAACCAGGCTACATCCTCTCATAATCATCATTAAATTACAAATACAAAGAGGTCTGTGAGGTATAAAAAAGTCTGACACATTTGTTTGATAGAAGATGTTCTGATGTGTTTAAATTTCTACCTAGAGGATGTTAATAGGACCTCTATATCATAACTCCAGCTCAGCTTTGAATCACAGTCTGGCTGAATAAAGCTGAggatattttctttatttttttagggtTCAGTTCCAGTATCATATCCTGTGTCTCCTCCCGGTGCTCCACCTGGCCTGCCACCTCGCTCTGCCCCGCAACAGATCCCAGCATGCTCGGTGGTCTTCAGTGGACAACACTATCCCGTCTGCAGCGTACCTCCTCCTGTAAGTGTCGGTCTAACAAAGGAAAAGTCATTTTTCCAGATAGTACAGTCATTGCATATCTTTTTGAGTGTCTAACTTGATTTTTGTTTGATCAGCCAGCATCATTTATTTCAGATGCAGTTCTTAAATACTGTCGGCAGCGTTCTCTACTGAaacatcctctctctttctggtcTCTGTCAGGTCCTTCAGACTTGTTCGGTGCAGCACTTACCCATGCCCTACCCATTCCCATCTCTGCTGTCCAGCGACCCGGCTTTCCTGCTtccccctccccacctcccccATCCACCCACACACCTTTCCCACCACCCACCTCACCTTCCCCAGCCTGGACAGTTTGGACCCTACCCGACACAGCAGGCCCGATCGGTGAGTAGAAAAGTCTATGTTGTTTGAGTGTCTGGTTTGTCTTTTACATTGTTAAAGCCAAATATTTTTTGCACTATTATTGCTATACATTTGAGTTGAAGAAATGTGCCATTATGTTAACGTATTAGATAATATCCAGAGAATCAGGTCTTCTTGGTCCTTCTCGTTCCTACGGTTAAATATCtgagtttcactgtgcagagtgacGTATCTGctgaaaagtggaaagtttctcagTGCTCATTGAAGACTCAATTTTAAAGGCCTACAATCATGATTTTTGGCATCACAAATAATTTTatagtgaagtaggagacattttTTACCCAGTAGGAAAactagaaattaaatatatttgcatattcatagtttCTGGGATTTTTttatgagggagaaggaggtgaTTTAAAATTAgttattttaaagataattgaactttttttttctattagaCACAActccaaactagttgtaatGTCACAATTCATGCTCAAAGGTACACATCTTAAACTTAGATTTAAGATGAGagaaacattatttattcaagAGATTAATGTGAAACCagccttttagtgtcaaaccctgcacatacatcattctgcacagtgaaataTTCAAccgaaggaacaagaagaaaaatatatttttgagtggagaggGACTCCCTCTCAGACAAGTATTCCGcgtaaaatgtgtctttttcctcctccaacTACCTTTGCTTTTCCATTCATCTCCTCCAGCCGTTACAGAGGATAGAGAATGACGTGGAGCTGCTTGGAGAGCACCTGTCTTTGGGTGCGGGTCTTCACTATCCCCCTGCCACCCACCCAGCCCTCACCCCACACTCCACACAGCTTCACTTCCTCTCCCATGACCCCCTACCACAGGAGTTCTTCGGAGTGGTGAGTgatgagaataaataaataaataattaatccCTTCTTTTGGAAAAGTTTTTATTGATGCACTCTGCAAAAATGAATGATATGActtgtatgtgttgtgtgtcgTAGTCCTATCCAAATTTCATTCCTCGACGTCTCCCTGGGCGACGGTACCGCTCGCAACAGCCACTGCCACCTTCGCCTTACCACCCCAGCCTCCTGCCTTACTTCCTGTAAGTACATCAGTAAATGATTGTGTCTAAGAGAAGACTGTTAAGAAGAAAAGGTTGCATTTCTAATTTTTAAAGTTAGTAGATGACCTTTTGATATGTACTTTTGA
This window harbors:
- the LOC133986062 gene encoding E3 ubiquitin-protein ligase RNF38-like, with protein sequence MDPPRTRSRSRSGFYHFGMNSSVGGNSSGNAVGNGSMMNASGGGVSYPQQSNAGWAPHHGGRSYAESQQQQHTQGSYLSAGAQRHSSHGAHRHPGAGGVLHFHPDNVCSEDRDKMEDSPSPKRQRLSQQSMLDLNSAPPSTPSSPIRPWELPPSRRPHPHYMPERCHTPVRNRRSPPMRRQRGRRDRLTRHHHHAHNNHHHYNGNNNNHHHHPNAHHHHHHHLHSHHGPSPGHQDENYRHPAPPQGYPPYSQQPPRGPGPGPEERPSYHPPNPSPRPLHQSPNLSPRLLHPAAHPQHPHPHAHPSQQQSSVVLDLHEQGSVPVSYPVSPPGAPPGLPPRSAPQQIPACSVVFSGQHYPVCSVPPPVLQTCSVQHLPMPYPFPSLLSSDPAFLLPPPHLPHPPTHLSHHPPHLPQPGQFGPYPTQQARSPLQRIENDVELLGEHLSLGAGLHYPPATHPALTPHSTQLHFLSHDPLPQEFFGVSYPNFIPRRLPGRRYRSQQPLPPSPYHPSLLPYFLSMLPVQPTGPAISLELDVDDGEVENYEALLNLAERLGEAKLRGLTKGDIEQLPSYRFNPNNHQSEQTLCVVCMSDFESRQLLRVLPCSHEFHGKCVDKWLRANRTCPICRADASEVQRDSE